One Mucilaginibacter ginkgonis genomic region harbors:
- a CDS encoding RNA polymerase sigma factor, translating into METIVIADDVILKDLVNEKTRRKAFGQLLAKYQQQIYFFIRHQGLDHEDTDEVTQDVFLTIYRNVSALKLLDELDWIIYGFAAEACKKYFKLKPLEEWLPTMTAHLKQKGFSFKNIAFRLELPLKEVKYAYHTFLSKQTAVQNA; encoded by the coding sequence ATGGAAACGATTGTAATTGCAGATGATGTCATATTGAAGGATTTAGTAAACGAGAAAACACGCCGGAAGGCTTTCGGCCAGTTGCTCGCTAAATATCAGCAGCAGATTTACTTCTTTATCCGTCACCAGGGCCTGGATCACGAGGATACTGACGAGGTCACACAGGACGTATTTCTGACGATCTATAGAAACGTTAGTGCATTAAAACTATTGGATGAACTCGACTGGATCATCTACGGGTTCGCAGCGGAAGCCTGTAAGAAGTATTTTAAATTGAAGCCCCTGGAAGAATGGCTCCCAACAATGACCGCTCACCTGAAACAAAAAGGTTTCAGTTTTAAGAACATCGCATTCAGGCTCGAATTACCGCTAAAAGAGGTCAAGTACGCTTATCATACGTTCCTGTCGAAACAAACAGCGGTGCAAAACGCTTAA
- a CDS encoding efflux RND transporter periplasmic adaptor subunit produces MRLFRLKKYKTAFALTLVATIILASCTQQPKTEEKEAAEKEKPKNKTVGITISRSQLDAVGIQLGYLEQKNLKSVVKASGQLEVPPQNKAEVTLLMGGVVNQVFVLEGQHVNKGQKLAAIENNQLIQLQQDYMAAQSSLMYATKEYERQKELNEANAGTGKVYQQSQSALQTEQAKVAALSRQLRQVGVSPESASHGRFITQIPVYAPISGTIGKIVIQTGSYAEPARPLMNIIDNSKVHCDLVVYEKDLFKVKAGQHVYFTLTNQNNREITGKIYGVNQSFENESKAIIAHAVIEQAAKSNLIQGMYVSALIDVGQQLATAVPTEAVIKTGGKEYIYYLVKVMEKDKDETAKDKDDKPKPGRKYVFEKAEVVTGVTDLGYTEVRLVTSLPKDVKIVTKGAFYILSSESATGEDEE; encoded by the coding sequence ATGAGACTATTCCGTTTAAAAAAATATAAAACAGCGTTCGCGCTGACACTTGTCGCAACTATCATTTTGGCGTCCTGCACACAGCAACCCAAGACAGAAGAAAAAGAAGCAGCGGAGAAGGAAAAACCTAAAAACAAAACTGTCGGTATAACCATTTCTCGAAGCCAGTTGGATGCCGTTGGTATTCAATTAGGCTATTTGGAGCAAAAGAATTTAAAGTCGGTCGTTAAGGCCAGCGGCCAGTTGGAGGTGCCACCACAGAATAAAGCAGAAGTTACCTTGCTGATGGGCGGCGTTGTCAATCAGGTGTTCGTTCTGGAAGGACAGCATGTCAACAAAGGTCAAAAATTGGCTGCTATAGAAAATAACCAACTGATCCAATTACAGCAGGATTATATGGCTGCACAAAGCAGTCTGATGTATGCTACCAAAGAATATGAACGGCAAAAAGAACTGAATGAGGCAAACGCCGGTACGGGAAAGGTGTATCAGCAATCACAAAGCGCGTTACAGACCGAACAAGCTAAGGTAGCTGCATTAAGCCGTCAGCTTCGGCAGGTAGGCGTAAGTCCTGAGAGTGCATCACATGGCCGTTTTATCACACAGATTCCGGTATACGCGCCGATCAGCGGTACTATCGGGAAGATCGTTATTCAGACCGGCTCTTATGCCGAACCTGCAAGACCGCTGATGAACATCATTGATAACTCAAAAGTGCATTGCGATTTGGTCGTGTATGAAAAAGACCTGTTTAAGGTTAAGGCTGGTCAGCATGTTTATTTCACCTTGACCAACCAGAATAACAGGGAGATCACAGGAAAGATCTACGGGGTGAACCAATCTTTCGAAAATGAAAGCAAGGCGATCATCGCCCATGCAGTGATCGAACAGGCTGCCAAAAGTAATCTTATCCAGGGAATGTATGTCTCCGCCTTAATTGACGTTGGCCAGCAATTGGCGACTGCCGTTCCAACTGAAGCCGTCATAAAAACCGGTGGTAAGGAATATATCTATTACTTAGTCAAGGTAATGGAGAAAGATAAAGACGAAACCGCAAAGGATAAAGACGATAAGCCAAAGCCGGGAAGAAAGTATGTGTTTGAAAAAGCAGAGGTCGTGACGGGCGTAACGGACCTGGGCTATACCGAAGTCAGGCTGGTGACGTCGCTGCCAAAAGATGTGAAGATCGTAACAAAGGGTGCCTTTTATATCCTTTCATCAGAAAGCGCCACAGGGGAAGACGAAGAATAG